TACGATAGATTATTGTCTACAGTAAAACCAAGCTGTAAAACTATTGGCATTTGCCCCAAAGAACTTGTGTTTGATAGTTTATCTGTCGAGAAGCATGATAAAAAAGTCAAGAAACTACTGGCTGTTTAAAACCAGCTCGCATTGCTTTAATTAAATCATCGGTGATTGCTTCACCTGTCCATAAGGACAATGATTGTACTGCTTGAAGAACCAACATCTCTGAACCATTGATAGTTACTAGTTTGCATTTTTGTGCTTCTTGAATCAGGAGAGTGTCTTGGTAAATTAAATCATAAATTATAGTACCTTCTCTTAAGAGTTCTAGTTGCGCAATGTTTATTGGCATACTAGTCGAGAGTCTGCCCTGACCGACTGGAGTTGCGTTAATTATTATTGCCGTGTCACTGAGTACAACATCATCAGTGTATAGCTTTAAATTCAATTGTGCTTTTTTGATCTGAGGTAGAGTACCTTCCACTTTGTGTACGTTTCTAACATAGACATTAATCTCTGCAAGTCCCATATCATTAAGTGCAATGATGATTGCTCTAGATGCGCCGCCTGCTCCAAGGATGGTGGCTTTTTTACCCTTGAGCTCATAAGCATC
The genomic region above belongs to Cyanobacteriota bacterium and contains:
- a CDS encoding shikimate dehydrogenase produces the protein MSKFFKLGLIGCSLAQSKSPEIQLAGLKHLGIDGEYSKFEIDPSNFASKINVLASQLDGLNVTIPYKEKILKYLNYRDPLVEKIGATNTLIMQDGQLQGYNTDYWGFIKSLDAYELKGKKATILGAGGASRAIIIALNDMGLAEINVYVRNVHKVEGTLPQIKKAQLNLKLYTDDVVLSDTAIIINATPVGQGRLSTSMPINIAQLELLREGTIIYDLIYQDTLLIQEAQKCKLVTINGSEMLVLQAVQSLSLWTGEAITDDLIKAMRAGFKQPVVS